From Candidatus Amarolinea dominans, a single genomic window includes:
- a CDS encoding RHS repeat protein has translation MRRASDVFGNLRSVSESTGSWPVGQPNPTWGSEYRTRYSYDVAGRLLTVQDHASNQTTLTHDLLGRKTSMNDPDMGAWQYRYDAAGNLMKQRDARYQAICFYDGHNRLVGKTYHAGISNLDILTCSGAYAVGFSYDSTANGNLGKGRRTGMNDPSGSSAWAYDLRGRVITETQVISGTGGRRLRDGLVV, from the coding sequence GTGCGCCGTGCGTCCGATGTGTTTGGCAACCTGCGCAGCGTCTCGGAGAGCACCGGTTCGTGGCCGGTCGGCCAGCCCAATCCTACCTGGGGCAGCGAATACCGCACGCGCTACAGCTACGACGTGGCCGGCCGGCTGCTGACGGTGCAGGATCACGCCAGCAACCAGACGACGCTGACCCACGACCTGCTGGGCCGCAAGACGAGCATGAACGATCCGGACATGGGCGCGTGGCAGTATCGCTACGATGCGGCGGGCAACCTGATGAAACAGCGCGATGCGCGCTACCAGGCGATCTGCTTCTACGACGGCCACAATCGGTTGGTGGGCAAGACCTATCATGCGGGCATCAGCAACCTGGACATCCTGACGTGCAGCGGGGCTTATGCCGTCGGCTTCAGCTACGACAGCACGGCGAACGGCAACCTGGGCAAGGGCCGACGCACGGGCATGAACGATCCATCGGGCAGCAGCGCCTGGGCCTATGATCTGCGCGGCCGGGTGATCACCGAGACCCAGGTGATCAGCGGTACAGGGGGGCGGCGCCTTCGTGACGGCCTGGTGGTATGA